CAGCTATTCTCTTGTTTTTTGCCCTTTCATATTTATTGCCTATACTAGAATAAAATTTTACATTATAATTTGCCTTATCTAATACATCCACCATATTAGAGTTATACATATAGTTATATTCTAATAAGGGAATTACATCACGTTTTAGCAAGTTAAGATCACCAAATAGATATCCCGTATACCTATTTTCATCGTATTCAGTACTATAATCTACCTTAGACGTCTCTTTTAAAAGTTCTTTGTAATACCCTCTGACAAAGTTTACCTTCTCATCTGTCAACTTACCACTCAATTTTTCAACATATATTTTTTCATAACCTGTATGCGGAGATACAATATGATGCTCAGTTAATAAAAAACTATCATATCCTACTGTAATTTTAAAAATATTTATAATAGAAAACACAACTATACATATCAAAATCGATGGCTTTAAAAAGTTTTTTTTGATTTCAAAAAATAGAATACCCATAGCTATACCTCATCAAAATAGTATAGGCAAACATCTTCTAATGTTGGCACAACTTCTACAGCATCGCTATTAGGCTTTTCGTCATTTACAACTCGAATATTATATCCATCTTTTTCATTAACTACATTGCTCACTTTAAAATTGCTCATATAGTTTATTATCTCTTCACTGGCAGTCTTTGTCTCCCAAACTTTTCCATAAATTTCATTTTCTAAATATTCCTGAGTCCCCTTTCTTATAAGCAAACCGTTCTTTAGGAGTATCACTTCCTTAGCTATAAATGAAATATCCGTTACTATATGTGTTGCTAATATTACAATCCTATCCTTCGCTATAGACGATATTATATTTCTAAATCTAATTCTCTCTCTAGGATCTAAGCCTGCTGTAGGCTCATCAAATATAAGTATTTTGGGCTCATTTATTATAGTCTGAGCTATTCCTAGCCTCTGCTTCATTCCACCAGAAAAAGACCCTATTTTTTTATTTTTTTCATCATCTAAATTTACTAATTTAAGCAATTCATCTATATATTTGTCTATATCCTTCGTTTTATAATCTTTCAAAACTGTCATATAGTGTAAAAACTCTTTTGCTGTAAAATTTCTATAAAACATTGGATATTGGGGTAAAAAGCCAATATATTCTATTGGCAAATCCACCCATTTATTATTATCACTATTTTCATCCGATTTAAATAGCA
The sequence above is a segment of the Tissierellales bacterium genome. Coding sequences within it:
- a CDS encoding ABC transporter ATP-binding protein encodes the protein MKLRIKEVSKSYKDKKVLSSVSFTLEEGVYGLVGPNGAGKTTLMNIIVGLLKADGGEVLFKSDENSDNNKWVDLPIEYIGFLPQYPMFYRNFTAKEFLHYMTVLKDYKTKDIDKYIDELLKLVNLDDEKNKKIGSFSGGMKQRLGIAQTIINEPKILIFDEPTAGLDPRERIRFRNIISSIAKDRIVILATHIVTDISFIAKEVILLKNGLLIRKGTQEYLENEIYGKVWETKTASEEIINYMSNFKVSNVVNEKDGYNIRVVNDEKPNSDAVEVVPTLEDVCLYYFDEV